The genome window CGATTGCCACGAGCACGGAACCGTGTTCCGCAGCCATCTCCCGATGCTGCTCGGTGCTCGTTGAAGTTTTTTCTGCCATCTCTGTTCTCCCTAAAATTAGATACTATGGAATTTATTGCAAAAATCCTACGGATATAGAATATGCCAAACGCCCCACATTGTCAAGGCTAAATAGAAACTCAATCTGGGGTTGATGCAGTCGGTACAATCATGATAAAATGAACAAAACAATTCCTAAAATTGAAAAGGGTTGGGAACAAATTTACTAACTTCAAATTAAGACAAGGAGCATAATATGGTTCCCCTGATTAGCAACATTGGCTATGGTCTATTAGGCGTCTGTCAACTTCCACGGTTCTGGTGGAAAGTCACTCTCAGAAGAGTGGGACTGCTTGACGAAGAATATCCCGATTGCAGCGGCGGGCTTGACACGTCGGTCCTCGAACTTTTAGATTTGGACAAAGAGACAACGCTCTCCTACCTGCGAGATAATATGCCGAACTATCTTGAATTTGAGACTTGGATTCTCCAGCAAAAGGGTGGGACGATTGATCAACAGGCGGTGGCAGATTGGAACGAACAACTCCGATCTCGCAATCACCGTCCGGCGAAAATCGAAGAGACGTATCATGACATCGGGCTTCCTGATGATGCCGGCATTACGTCCGCTGTGGTGTTGAACAATCTACAGGATTGGCAGCTCTTTTATGAGCGGGACTTGGATAACGATTTCGCAGCGCTGACCGGGCGCGTTGTACCACTGATTGCAAACATCGATTACGGCGCTTTGGAGGTCTGTCAGTTGCCTCGAACTTGGATTAAAATCCTACTGAAAGCAAAAGGCAAGCTCCACCCGGACTATCCGGACATGACCGAAAACGGACTGGACCCGCGAGTCTTACGCGTGCTAGGAATCGAGCCCCTCGATGCTGTCGCTTACATCCGTAAAAATCTGCCCAGTTATACTCAGTTTGAGGCGTGGGTGTTAGAACAGAATGGCAGTGAAATTGACAGGGAAAAAGCCGATGAGTGGAACACCTTTATCCGCAACCGTACCCATAGGGGCGAGAAACGGATCGAGATTCACGCAACCGTTGGTCGCGAAGATGACGGCACACTTAACTCTGCGGTGCTCCTCAACCATATCGAGGATTGGCATCTTGCCCACACTGATCTCATGAATGCATCCGCAGCGTGATTGAAAAGTTCGCTTCTAATTGTGATCCCGGTTTTGGGTTTCTGGAAGCATCTATCCTTCACGCGCCTTAATCAGGGCGCGCACACGGTCTGCGTCAACTGCGTTTGTTGTCACACCGTCGTGTTTAATCGAGGTGCCGGCAATAACGCCATCTGCATACTGCAAAACTTCGACGAGGTTATCGACGGTCACACCGCTGCCAGCGAAAATACTGGCTTGAGGAACTGTCGATTTCACAGATTTTAACTGATCGAGATCGGTGCTTTTGCCCGTTGCTGCCCCCGTAACGATCAGTGCGTCCGCAAGTCCGCGATGATACGTATCCTCCGCACTTGCGAGGATATCGATTGGCGCAAGTGGTACGGCATGCTTTACGGCAATATCGGCGAAAATTTTAACCTCGCTTTTGAGGAGCGAGCGGTAGCGCAAGGTCTCGTGCGCTTTCCCTTGGATAATACCTTGGTCGGTAAGCATTGCGCCGGTATGCACATTTACACGGATAAAGTTTGCGTCCGTAACCGTCGCGATTGCTATCGCCGATTTTGCGTCGTTTCGCAGGACGTTGATCCCAATCGGTGTCTGGGGATGGTGCTCGCGAATCTTGTCTGCAATGAGTGCTAGCACCGCAACGGTATGAGGCTCGACGCTATCCGGTAAGAAGGGCGCATCCCCATAATTTTCGATGATAACCCCGTCAATTCCATTATCAATTAGCGTCGCTGCGTCCGAAAGTGCGCGGGTGCGAATTTCATGGAAGGGTTGAGTAGATTGGGGACTGCCGATCAACGGGGGAAGATGGACCACACCGATGATCGGTTTGGGATGATCGAAAAGCTGATTGGTTCCCTGCATATTGCTAAAATCCTTCGCTCGTAGGAGACGACCATCACTGCAAACGTGACAACATCGCCAGCGGTGTTGTTGCAAGCAGACCCGCATCAACGGGCAGCAACACACCAGAAATCCAACGAGACTCATCGCTAGCGAGGAATAGTCCTGCCCACGCGATGTCCCAAGCGGTGCCTTCTGTTCCCAAAGGACCTGACCGACGGCGGAGATCGCGCAATTCATCGGAAATGGTGGTCGTCATTGGAGCATAAATGTGTCCCGGTGCGATGCAGTTAACCCGAATGTTGTCCCGTCCGTGATGTACCGCCATATTGTGCGTCAAGGAGACCGCACCTCCTTTCGATACAGCGTAGGGGATGTTCTGCCAGATATTCGCTCGCAGTCCATCAATTGAAGCGATATTGATAATCGAGCCACCACCTGCCTCAATCATCTTGGGAATGGCGTGCTTAGATGCCAGCATCATACCCTTGAGATTAACCGCCATTACATCATCCCAGACATCTGGATCTACATCAACGACCGTCCCCGCCCCGCCGATGGCGGCACTGTTAAATAGAATATGCAACTCACCGTATCGTTCAACGGCTGCTTCAGCCATCGCTTGACAGTCATCGTTTTCGGAGACATCGCCGACGAAAATTGACGCCTCCCCGCCTTCCTCCTCAATAACAGCAAGGGTTTTCTCCGCATTTTCGAGATTTCGGTCTACCAGCAAGACCTTGGCACCCTGCCTACTAAAGAGAATTGATGTCGCTCGTCCAACGCCATCTATCGGGGTGCGACTTCCCGCCCCGGTGACAATGGCGACTTTGCCTGCTAACCGTGTCCCGCTGTTTTCCATTATTGCTCGGCTTCCTTTGATTTTATTTTTGATAGAATCAACTCATGGGATTTCGTTTCGTACATATAGAGTAAGCGCACTACCTTCCTCTACCCCGCCAAATAGCAAAATTTTCCCCTCAAGGTGTCTAAGGTGTCTATAGTACGGATGATTTGATGTCTCGTCAACGGAAAATTATGCCTTTCCACAATCTTGTTAGTGAACCTCTTGACAAGTTAAAGAGTTCTGAACAATAATGTGTCAGACAAACTTGAAACATGCAGCATATGAACAGACACTGTATCTTCTCATCAATAATTCAGCGTATAAACCGAGGAAATTACAACTATGAAAATACTGTTGACAGGCGCAGCCGGCTTTGTCGGACGTGCTGCAGTCGATATCTTGAGCCAAGATCATGAAGTGACTGCCTTTGACATTCGTCCGGTTGTTGACTACGATAACACCGTTCAAGGTGATGTGCTTGACTATCCAACGCTTGAAGCCGTAATGGCGGGACATGATGCGGTTGTGAATACGATTATGGCACCCAATGGCAGTTACAGCATGGACGGTCCGGGTTTTGATATTAATGTGCGGGGTATGTTTAATCTCCTTGAAGCTGCCCGTGTATGCCAGATCCAACGATTTGTCCATACTTCTAGCGGGGCGGTTCATGGCGGCTATCCAGAAGATACCTTTCTCACACATGATTTATATCCACTCAAAGCTGCTAGCTCTTATGATCTTTCTAAGCTAGTGCAGGAAGAACTCGCCCGAAATTATCAGGAACAACACGATCTCTCCATCGCATGTATCCGACCATGGGGCATTATTGATTCAGACGAAATGGTTACGACCGATGGTCATCCTGTAGATGGCTACTATTATGGCTCAATTGATAGACGGGATGTTGCGTCCGCGCTAAAATGTGCCCTAGAGACGCCGGATATTAGCTACGATTGTTTTTATATATTTTCCACACCGGGGGGCTATAAAAAAGGAGATGTAGCACGGACAGAGAGGATGCTGGGTTGGGAGCCGGTTTATCGATTTGATGCAGATCTGTAATCTCATTCCCGCAAGGAATCACTTGAATTAAAAAATCCTTGAAATCTGGTGGGGATTGTGAGAAAATCATTGGTATCTAAGACATGAATTTACCATCATTTCATTGACAACAGATACCAATTCAGTTTGGAGGCACGTTAATGGGTAATATAGCAACAAGCAACTTGGGAAATACAGGGGTTGCCTTAACCAACTTGGGTTTCGGTGGGGCACCACTCGGAGATCTCTTTGAGATTCTCAGTGAGACACAAGCGCAGGGGACACTTCAAGCGGCATGGGATGCCGGCTTGCGCTATTTTGACACAGCACCGTTCTACGGCTACGGGAAAAGTGAGCATCGTTTCGGACATTTTCTGCGCCAACAACCGCGCAATGAGTTTGTGCTTTCTACAAAAATTGGGCGTGTGCTGCGGGCGACACGTGATCCCGATAATTTCGATAAAGGGATGTGGGCTGGAGGACTGCCTTTCGATCTTTATTTTGACTATAGCTACGATGGGGTTATGCGTTCTTTTGAAGACAGTCTCCAGCGACTCAGCTTGAACTCTATCGATCTCCTGCTCATCCACGATCTCGATCACATGTTTCACGTGAACGATACACGGATCAACGCTCACATGGTGCAGCTCGGCACCAGCGGTTGGCGGGCACTTGAGGAGCTCCGTTCCAGTGGACAGATAAAAGGGATAGGGGCTGGTGTGAATCAGATGGGAACTATCCCGCGCTTTTTAGAGATGGTGGACCTCGATTTCTTTATCGTTGCGATGCCGTATACGCTGTTAGATCAGGATGTCTTGGACGCTGAATTTCCACAGTGCGAGGAACGCGGTGGTGCGGTATTTGCCTCTGGTATTCTGGCGACAGGTGCGACGGAGAACGCCTATTACGCCTATGCCCCGGCACCCCCTGAGGTACTAGAAAAAACGCGGTACATCCAAGCGGTCTGTGATCGACACAATGTGCCATTACGGGCAGCCGCATTACAGTTCCCGTTAGCGCATCCAATCGTCGCCGCAGCGATTCCGGGTGGTCTTATGCCAGAGCATGTTCAATCAAACGTAGAAATATTTGAACACCCTATCCCTGCGGATCTCTGGAGTGAGTTAAAGGCAGNNNNNNNNNNNNNNNNNNNNNNNNNNNNNNNNNNNNNNNNNNNNNNNNNNNNNNNNNNNNNNNNNNNNNNNNNNNNNNNNNNNNNNNNNNNNNNNNNNNNNNNNNNNNNNNNNNNNNNNNNNNNNNNNNNGAATAGAGATCTGCATCCTTTAACAAGAATCGCAGACGGATGGGCTGCCCTGAAAGCTGACTCACATCTGTGCCGTTCTGCCACGTTACTATCCGTTCGAGGTCATCACCGAAGACCTCCGGACAATCGTCCAGTCCAAAGCCGGGGATGGCGTTGCCGGACGCCTCTTGAATTTCGACCTGAATACTACCCACCCCAGAGGTTGAGAAGTTAATGACGAGCCGATCTCCCTTGAAAATCAGCGGTTTTGTCACAAATTCCCCACCGCTCAACGGCCCCTGCATTGAGACAAACCCATCAATTCGGATCGTATAACGCCGCCAGCGACAATGATGCGAATCTTCACTCGCATAGATGGAAATCTCATCGGGCGCACCATCAATGTGCGATTCTGTCTCGACCAATCCCCAATTTTGATAGTTGTCGCCGTAGAACCAGTTACCTCTCAATCGCAGTCCGGGACGGATAAACGATTCGGGCCAAACGTTGAAATGACCCCCATCACGGCTGCTCATGAACATTCCATCTGTGACGGCTGTCCCCTCACGCTGAGACACGTAACCTCGGAGACGACGATACTCAAGTTCCGGCAGAGCTTTCGTCGATTCCGTCCATCCCCGATCGGTGTATCGGGTTGGAAAGCCGAGGAAGATATGTGGGGCGCGGTAGTATGGAATAATCTGATTCGTGTATAGTTCGCTGACTCGGTCGGGTGAATACTCCAGCCACTCAGGATCAGACCAGTTGAGGAAATCTTTTGATGTCCCTGTGCGGATGTCGCGTCCCTCACGGAAATCGCGATGGTATTCGCGGTATTCACCGCGCACCGTATCCCAAAAGGCGAGGTTCTGTGAGTCAAATGCACCTTTGGTGATCACAGGTTCATCGTTCATGAGTGACCAGTGGATGCCGTCGGCGGACTTGAACGCATACAAGGTACGCTCAGCTGAACCGAGTGCCTTGTACTTTTCGTCCGGCTTGCAATCGGGATTCTCGTCCTTAAAGGGTGCGAAGTTGTGTGATCCAATCCCTTCCCAGATGATGTTGTTCTGCTTCCCGCCATCAAACTCAATTAAGCCAAGATCCGGTTTGGTCCAATGTATTCCATCGTGGCTTTCAGCGTAGCAGACCACCTGTGGGTGGTGGTCATTGTCAAAGCCCTCCGGTAATACATCCGGTAAAGATCGCC of Candidatus Poribacteria bacterium contains these proteins:
- a CDS encoding aldo/keto reductase; amino-acid sequence: MGNIATSNLGNTGVALTNLGFGGAPLGDLFEILSETQAQGTLQAAWDAGLRYFDTAPFYGYGKSEHRFGHFLRQQPRNEFVLSTKIGRVLRATRDPDNFDKGMWAGGLPFDLYFDYSYDGVMRSFEDSLQRLSLNSIDLLLIHDLDHMFHVNDTRINAHMVQLGTSGWRALEELRSSGQIKGIGAGVNQMGTIPRFLEMVDLDFFIVAMPYTLLDQDVLDAEFPQCEERGGAVFASGILATGATENAYYAYAPAPPEVLEKTRYIQAVCDRHNVPLRAAALQFPLAHPIVAAAIPGGLMPEHVQSNVEIFEHPIPADLWSELKA
- a CDS encoding BtpA/SgcQ family protein, which encodes MQGTNQLFDHPKPIIGVVHLPPLIGSPQSTQPFHEIRTRALSDAATLIDNGIDGVIIENYGDAPFLPDSVEPHTVAVLALIADKIREHHPQTPIGINVLRNDAKSAIAIATVTDANFIRVNVHTGAMLTDQGIIQGKAHETLRYRSLLKSEVKIFADIAVKHAVPLAPIDILASAEDTYHRGLADALIVTGAATGKSTDLDQLKSVKSTVPQASIFAGSGVTVDNLVEVLQYADGVIAGTSIKHDGVTTNAVDADRVRALIKAREG
- a CDS encoding SDR family oxidoreductase, whose product is MENSGTRLAGKVAIVTGAGSRTPIDGVGRATSILFSRQGAKVLLVDRNLENAEKTLAVIEEEGGEASIFVGDVSENDDCQAMAEAAVERYGELHILFNSAAIGGAGTVVDVDPDVWDDVMAVNLKGMMLASKHAIPKMIEAGGGSIINIASIDGLRANIWQNIPYAVSKGGAVSLTHNMAVHHGRDNIRVNCIAPGHIYAPMTTTISDELRDLRRRSGPLGTEGTAWDIAWAGLFLASDESRWISGVLLPVDAGLLATTPLAMLSRLQ
- a CDS encoding NAD(P)-dependent oxidoreductase, with the translated sequence MKILLTGAAGFVGRAAVDILSQDHEVTAFDIRPVVDYDNTVQGDVLDYPTLEAVMAGHDAVVNTIMAPNGSYSMDGPGFDINVRGMFNLLEAARVCQIQRFVHTSSGAVHGGYPEDTFLTHDLYPLKAASSYDLSKLVQEELARNYQEQHDLSIACIRPWGIIDSDEMVTTDGHPVDGYYYGSIDRRDVASALKCALETPDISYDCFYIFSTPGGYKKGDVARTERMLGWEPVYRFDADL